One region of Vigna angularis cultivar LongXiaoDou No.4 chromosome 10, ASM1680809v1, whole genome shotgun sequence genomic DNA includes:
- the LOC108335617 gene encoding transcription initiation factor TFIID subunit 1 isoform X5: MESKASVFDDENYDEESEKEQDFLNEDSKPDNISLLEEQEETLVEASKEESALERELHVDSLQSEELDADIQKPEEEGTEVQKRSMAMPLPVLCVEDGVAILRFSEIFGIHEPLRKGEKREHRQPITRDRYKSLDFTDDFVEEDEEEFLKGSSQSLSQTKQVSVVHNDVSESNDVDLEFPKFGFLHTEPSVARKDDHQSKDSCHSAEPMKGDFEEDLSWKDHPFIWTNFYPLDQQDWEDEIIWGNSPVQSNNNIESCEVSGPELGVSGGSEIEIESGIQNIQLEPHKILEDKDHNVLLSSPVSLEAFGSRDSSEAKTNLISRSLFHPQLLRLESRSEVDSSILADGKEGEISKHNQSGQITRFSKAISKNRDMMEGSWLDEIIWEELDQPVVKPKLIFDLQDDQMHFEVLDSKDGAHLRLHAGAIILTRSSKSSSGDSSEVPGHGSQYGWRYVSNDKHYSNRKTSQQLKSNSKKRSAHGVKVFHSQPALKLQTMKLKLSNKDIANFHRPKALWYPHDNEVAVKEQGKLPTQGPMKIIIKSLGGKGSKLHVDTDETLSTVKAKASKKLDFKASETVKIFYLGRELEDQKSLAEQNVQPNSLLHLVRSKIHLWPKAQRVPGENKSLRPPGAFKKKSDLSVKDGHVFLMEYCEERPLLLSNVGMGARLCTYYQKCSPDDQSGSLLRNTDSSLGHVISLDPADKSPFLGDLKPGCCQSSLETNMYRAPVFPHKVPLTDYLLVRSPKGKLSLRRIDKINVVGQQEPLMEVFSPGSKNLQTYMMNRLLVHMCREFQAAEKRHLPPHIRVDEFLSQFPYQSEASFRKKIKEYANLQRGANGQSILVKKRNFRIWSEDELRKMVLPELVCAYESMQAGLYRLKHLGITETHPTNISSAMSRLPDEAIALAAASHIERELQITPWNLSSNFVACTSQGKENIERMEITGVGDPSGRGMGFSYARAPPKAPVSSAMVKKKAAANRGGSTVTGTDADLRRLSMEAAREVLLKFNVPEEVIAKQTRWHRIAMIRKLSSEQAASGVKVDPTTISKYARGQRMSFLQLQQQTREKCQEIWDRQVQSLSAVNADENESDSEGNSDLDSFAGDLENLLDAEEFEEGEEGTNDLKRDKGDGVKGLKMRRRSTLAQAEEEIEDEAAEAAELCRLLMDDDEADRKKKKKTKVTGEETRLVSKMQSKFAFDNAEQVKQITNSLQLDGNIPLKEDTITDLREFWQEENFGAKKSKSLKVNKAKKNDIAPISLPNKKIKLNMGEGIKNQVFKEKKPSRETFVCGACGQPGHMRTNKNCPKYGEDLETQLESADMEKSSGKPISVDPSSHSQSKTASKKSSSKSNSKITPVDNSAKIPLKFKCGSTEKSSDKPVTETLQNSDKPVTSDSETAKSAKVNKIIIPKKVKPDDTQAESRKHAVVIRPPTESSRGLPADSGRGPPTDTGRGQVDYHKLPIKIRPPTEEQSHKRIVIRRTKEVIDLELDSPGGNTGLQHRKTKRIVELSNFEKQKKQETVYGTGAFPKWNTKEDRRWWEEQEKRRNDARLREEDRARRHHKEEMRMLKEQERLDEIKRFEEDIRREREEEERQKAKKKKKKKKPDLRDEYLDDPRARRHDKRMPERDRSGKRRSVAELGKLSADYMPPTKRRRGGGGEVGLANILEGIVETMVKDRYELSYLFVKPVSKKEAPDYLDIIDTPMDLSRIRERVRNMEYKSREDFRHDVWQITFNAHKYNDGRNPGIPPLADMLLEYCDYLLNENDDSLTSAEAGIETRDS, translated from the exons ATGGAATCCAAAGCTTCTGTATTTGATGATGAAAATTATGATGAAGAATCTGAGAAGGAGCAAGACTTTCTGAATGAAGATTCTAAACCTGATAATATCTCCTTACTtg AGGAGCAGGAAGAGACTTTGGTAGAGGCATCTAAAGAAGAGAGTGCTCTTGAACGTGAATTACATGTTGACTCACTGCAAAGTGAAGAATTGGATGCCGATATACAAAAACCTGAGGAG GAAGGGACTGAAGTCCAGAAAAGGTCTATGGCTATGCCTTTGCCTGTTTTATGTGTGGAAGATGGTGTGGCAATTTTACGCTTCTCTGAAATCTTTGGCATTCATGAACCTCTCAGAAAGGGAGAAAAGAGAGAACACCGGCAACCTATTACTAGAG ATAGATACAAGTCTTTGGATTTTACTGATGATTTTGTAGAAGAGGATGAAGAGGAATTCCTCAAGGGTTCCTCCCAGAGTCTCTCACAGACTAAACAAGTTTCTGTAGTTCATAATGATGTATCAGAAAGCAACGATGTTGACTTGGAGTTTCCAAAATTTGGGTTTCTTCATACTGAGCCCTCAGTGGCCAGGAAAGATGATCATCAATCAAAGGACTCGTGTCATAGTGCTGAACCAATGAAAGGGGATTTTGAAGAAGACCTTTCCTGGAAAGATCATCCTTTCATATGGACCAACTTTTATCCTCTTGATCAGCAAGACTGGGAAGATGAAATCATTTGGGGCAATTCTCCTGttcaaagtaataataatattgaaagcTGTGAAGTTTCTGGACCTGAGTTGGGAGTTTCTGGTGGCAGTGAAATAGAAATTGAAAGTGGGATCCAGAATATTCAGCTGGAGCCTCACAAGATACTGGAAGATAAAGATCATAATGTCTTACTCAGCTCGCCTGTCTCGTTGGAGGCCTTTGGCTCAAGGGATTCTTCTGAAGCTAAAACCAATCTAATATCTAGAAGTCTTTTTCATCCCCAACTTTTAAGGTTAGAATCCAGATCTGAAGTGGATAGTTCTATTCTTGCAGATGGAAAAGAGGGTGAGATATCTAAACATAATCAAAGTGGTCAAATTACACGTTTTAGCAAGGCTATATCAAAAAATAGAGACATGATGGAGGGTTCCTGGTTAGACGAGATAATATGGGAGGAGCTTGATCAGCCTGTGGTGAAACCAAAGCTTATTTTTGATCTTCAGGATGATCAAATGCACTTCGAAGTTTTGGATAGCAAGGATGGTGCACATCTTCGTCTTCATGCTGGGGCTATAATTTTAACTCGTTCTTCAAAATCAAGCAGTGGGGACTCATCTGAAGTACCAGGACATGGAAGTCAATATGGATGGCGATATGTGTCTAATGACAAACATTATTCAAATCGTAAAACTTCTCAACAATTGAAATCAAATTCCAAAAAACGCTCGGCACATGGTGTCAAAGTTTTCCACTCTCAACCTGCGTTGAAGCTGCAGACAATGAAATTGAAGTTGAGCAA TAAAGATATTGCAAATTTTCACCGGCCAAAAGCATTATGGTATCCCCATGACAATGAGGTTGCTGTCAAAGAACAAGGGAAATTGCCAACACAAGGACCCATGAAGATTATTATAAAGAGTTTGGGTGGCAAGGGGAGTAAATTGCATGTGGATACTGATGAAACTCTCTCAACTGTTAAAGCAAAAGCTTCCAAAAAGCTAG ATTTTAAGGCATCGGAAAcagtgaaaatattttatttagggAGGGAGCTTGAAGATCAGAAGTCACTTGCTGAACAAAATGTTCAACCAAACTCCTTGTTACATCTTGTTCGTTCAAAGATACATTTGTGGCCAAAAGCACAGAGGGTTCCTGGGGAGAACAAGTCCTTGCGTCCTCCTGGGGCATTCAAGAAAAAATCTGATCTGTCTGTAAAAGACGGTCATGTTTTTCTGATGGA GTATTGTGAAGAAAGACCTTTACTTTTGAGCAATGTTGGAATGGGTGCAAGACTTTGTACATACTATCAAAAATGCTCACCAGATGACCAATCTGGCTCTTTATTACGTAACACAGATAGTAGCTTGGGGCACGTTATTTCTCTGGATCCTGCAGATAAATCTCCGTTCCTTGGAGATTTGAAACCTGGTTGCTGTCAGTCATCACTAGAGACAAATATGTATAGAGCACCCGTATTTCCTCATAAAGTTCCACTAACTGACTACCTGCTGGTTCGCTCACCAAAGGGAAAGCTATCATTAAGGCgcattgataaaattaatgttgTTGGACAGCAG GAGCCACTCATGGAGGTATTTTCACCAGGAAGTAAAAATCTTCAGACTTACATGATGAACAGGCTGTTGGTACACATGTGCCGTGAATTCCAAGCAGCAGAGAAGCGGCACTTGCCTCCTCATATCCGTGTTGATGAATTTCTCTCACAGTTTCCTTACCAATCGGAAGCATCATTTCGTAAGAAAATCAAGGAATATGCAAATTTACAG AGGGGAGCAAATGGACAGTCGATTTTGGTTAAAAAGAGAAATTTCCGCATTTGGTCAGAGGATGAATTGAGAAAAATGGTTCTGCCGGAGCTT GTTTGTGCCTATGAAAGCATGCAAGCAGGCCTCTACCGACTAAAACATTTAGGAATAACTGAAACACACCCTACAAATATTTCGTCTGCAATGAGTCGGCTTCCTGATGAAGCAATAGCATTGGCTGCTGCATCACACATTGAGAGGGAACTGCAGATTACTCCTTGGAACTTGAGTAGCAATTTTGTTGCTTGTACAAGCCAG GGTAAGGAAAATATTGAACGAATGGAAATTACTGGTGTTGGTGATCCTTCTGGTCGAGGCATGGGTTTCAGCTATGCTCGGGCACCTCCAAAGGCACCAGTGTCTAGTGCAATGGTGAAGAAGAAAGCAGCTGCTAACCGTGGAGGTTCCACTGTTACTGGTACAGATGCTGATCTGCGTAGATTAAGCATGGAGGCTGCACGAGAG GTTCTTCTTAAGTTCAATGTTCCTGAGGAAGTCATTGCTAAACAAACCAGGTGGCATCGCATTGCTATGATACGTAAACTTTCAAGTGAGCAAGCTGCATCTGGGGTCAAGGTTGATCCGACAACTATCAGCAAATATGCTCGTGGCCAGCGAATGTCCTTTCTTCAGTTACAGCAGCAGACTAGAGAAAAATGCCAGGAGATTTGGGATCGACAAGTTCAGAGTCTGTCGGCTGTAAATGCTGATGAGAATGAGAGTGATTCGGAAGGTAATAGTGATCTGGATTCTTTTGCTGGAGACCTGGAAAATTTACTTGATGCTGAGGAGTTTGAAGAGGGAGAAGAAGGTACAAATGACTTAAAACGTGACAAGGGAGACGGTGTTAAGGGTCTTAAAATGAGAAGACGCTCAACTTTGGCTCAGGCAGAGGAGGAAATAGAAGATGAAGCCGCTGAGGCTGCTGAATTGTGCAGGTTGCTCATGGATG ATGATGAAGCtgataggaagaaaaagaagaaaactaaaGTAACTGGGGAAGAAACAAGATTGGTATCAAAGATGCAATCAAAATTTGCCTTCGACAATGCTGAACAAGTTAAGCAAATAACAAATAGTTTACAATTAGATGGAAATATTCCCTTGAAAGAGGACACGATTACAGATCTTAGGGAG tTTTGGCAGGAGGAAAATTTTGGTGCCAAAAAAAGTAAATCACTGAAGGTCAATAAAGCCAAGAAGAATGATATTGCACCTATTTCTCTTcccaataaaaaaatcaaattgaatatgGGAGAAGGAATTAAG AACCAGGTGTTTAAGGAGAAAAAACCATCAAGGGAAACTTTTGTTTGTGGAGCATGTGGTCAG CCTGGGCATATGCGAACAAACAAGAACTGTCCAAAATATGGTGAAGATCTTGAAACTCAACTTGAATCTGCAGATATGGAAAAATCATCTGGGAAACCCATATCTGTGGACCCCTCCAGTCACTCCCAGTCTAAAACCGCCTCCAAAAAGTCAAGTTCGAAAAGCAACTCAAAGATTACTCCTGTTGACAATTCGGCAAAAATTCCACTGAAATTCAAATGTGGCTCCACAGAGAAATCTTCTGATAAACCTGTAACAGAGACCCTGCAGAACTCTGACAAACCAGTCACTTCGGATTCAGAAACTGCAAAGTCTGCTAAGgttaataagataattattcCCAAAAAAGTGAAACCAGATGATACACAGGCTGAATCTCGTAAGCATGCTGTTGTTATAAGGCCTCCTACTGAATCAAGTAGAGGGCTTCCTGCCGATTCAGGTAGAGGGCCTCCTACTGATACAGGCAGAGGTCAGGTTGATTATCACAAGTTACCAATTAAAATACGACCACCAACAGAGGAGCAAAGTCACAAAAGGATTGTTATAAGACGTACGAAGGAGGTTATTGATTTAGAACTGGATAGTCCTGGTGGAAACACTGGACTTCAACACAGAAAGACAAAAAGAATTGTTGAATTGTCAAATTTtgagaaacaaaagaaacagGAGACCGTGTATGGAACTGGAGCTTTTCCAAAATGGAACACTAAAGAGGACAGAAGATGGTGGGAAGAGCAAGAGAAACGAAGAAATGATGCAAGACTTCGAGAAGAAGACAGAGCAAGGAGGCATCACAAAGAAGAAATGAGGATGCTCAAAGAGCAAGAAAggttagatgaaataaaaagatTCGAAGAAGATATCAGAAGAGAGAGGGAGGAAGAAGAACGGCAAaaggctaagaagaaaaagaagaagaaaaagccTGATTTAAGAGATGAGTATTTAGATGATCCCAGAGCAAGAAGACATGATAAGAGAATGCCTGAAAGAGACAGGAGTGGAAAAAGGAGATCTGTTGCTGAGTTAGGAAAGCTTAGTGCAGATTATATGCCGCCAACAAAACGCCGAAGAGGGGGAGGGGGAGAG GTTGGTTTGGCAAATATCTTGGAGGGCATTGTGGAAACGATGGTTAAAGATAGGTACGAGCTATCTTATCTTTTCGTGAAACCAGTGTCGAAGAAAGAGGCTCCTGACTACCTGGACATTATAGATACGCCTATGGATCTTTCCAGAATCAGGGAGAGAGTACGGAACATGGAGTACAAGAGCCGAGAAGATTTCAGGCATGACGTTTGGCAGATTACTTTTAATGCACACAAATACAACGACGGTAGAAATCCTGGAATTCCTCCCCTTGCAGATATGCTTTTGGAATATTGTGATTATTTGTTGAATGAGAATGATGATAGCCTCACTTCAGCAGAAGCTGGCATTGAAACTAGAGATTCCTAA
- the LOC108335617 gene encoding transcription initiation factor TFIID subunit 1 isoform X6 — protein MKILNLIISPYLFTYASFVLSEEQEETLVEASKEESALERELHVDSLQSEELDADIQKPEEEGTEVQKRSMAMPLPVLCVEDGVAILRFSEIFGIHEPLRKGEKREHRQPITRDRYKSLDFTDDFVEEDEEEFLKGSSQSLSQTKQVSVVHNDVSESNDVDLEFPKFGFLHTEPSVARKDDHQSKDSCHSAEPMKGDFEEDLSWKDHPFIWTNFYPLDQQDWEDEIIWGNSPVQSNNNIESCEVSGPELGVSGGSEIEIESGIQNIQLEPHKILEDKDHNVLLSSPVSLEAFGSRDSSEAKTNLISRSLFHPQLLRLESRSEVDSSILADGKEGEISKHNQSGQITRFSKAISKNRDMMEGSWLDEIIWEELDQPVVKPKLIFDLQDDQMHFEVLDSKDGAHLRLHAGAIILTRSSKSSSGDSSEVPGHGSQYGWRYVSNDKHYSNRKTSQQLKSNSKKRSAHGVKVFHSQPALKLQTMKLKLSNKDIANFHRPKALWYPHDNEVAVKEQGKLPTQGPMKIIIKSLGGKGSKLHVDTDETLSTVKAKASKKLDFKASETVKIFYLGRELEDQKSLAEQNVQPNSLLHLVRSKIHLWPKAQRVPGENKSLRPPGAFKKKSDLSVKDGHVFLMEYCEERPLLLSNVGMGARLCTYYQKCSPDDQSGSLLRNTDSSLGHVISLDPADKSPFLGDLKPGCCQSSLETNMYRAPVFPHKVPLTDYLLVRSPKGKLSLRRIDKINVVGQQEPLMEVFSPGSKNLQTYMMNRLLVHMCREFQAAEKRHLPPHIRVDEFLSQFPYQSEASFRKKIKEYANLQRGANGQSILVKKRNFRIWSEDELRKMVLPELVCAYESMQAGLYRLKHLGITETHPTNISSAMSRLPDEAIALAAASHIERELQITPWNLSSNFVACTSQGKENIERMEITGVGDPSGRGMGFSYARAPPKAPVSSAMVKKKAAANRGGSTVTGTDADLRRLSMEAAREVLLKFNVPEEVIAKQTRWHRIAMIRKLSSEQAASGVKVDPTTISKYARGQRMSFLQLQQQTREKCQEIWDRQVQSLSAVNADENESDSEGNSDLDSFAGDLENLLDAEEFEEGEEGTNDLKRDKGDGVKGLKMRRRSTLAQAEEEIEDEAAEAAELCRLLMDDDEADRKKKKKTKVTGEETRLVSKMQSKFAFDNAEQVKQITNSLQLDGNIPLKEDTITDLREFWQEENFGAKKSKSLKVNKAKKNDIAPISLPNKKIKLNMGEGIKNQVFKEKKPSRETFVCGACGQPGHMRTNKNCPKYGEDLETQLESADMEKSSGKPISVDPSSHSQSKTASKKSSSKSNSKITPVDNSAKIPLKFKCGSTEKSSDKPVTETLQNSDKPVTSDSETAKSAKVNKIIIPKKVKPDDTQAESRKHAVVIRPPTESSRGLPADSGRGPPTDTGRGQVDYHKLPIKIRPPTEEQSHKRIVIRRTKEVIDLELDSPGGNTGLQHRKTKRIVELSNFEKQKKQETVYGTGAFPKWNTKEDRRWWEEQEKRRNDARLREEDRARRHHKEEMRMLKEQERLDEIKRFEEDIRREREEEERQKAKKKKKKKKPDLRDEYLDDPRARRHDKRMPERDRSGKRRSVAELGKLSADYMPPTKRRRGGGGEVGLANILEGIVETMVKDRYELSYLFVKPVSKKEAPDYLDIIDTPMDLSRIRERVRNMEYKSREDFRHDVWQITFNAHKYNDGRNPGIPPLADMLLEYCDYLLNENDDSLTSAEAGIETRDS, from the exons ATGAAGATTCTAAACCTGATAATATCTCCTTACTtg TTCACATATGCTAGCTTTGTTCTTTCAGAGGAGCAGGAAGAGACTTTGGTAGAGGCATCTAAAGAAGAGAGTGCTCTTGAACGTGAATTACATGTTGACTCACTGCAAAGTGAAGAATTGGATGCCGATATACAAAAACCTGAGGAG GAAGGGACTGAAGTCCAGAAAAGGTCTATGGCTATGCCTTTGCCTGTTTTATGTGTGGAAGATGGTGTGGCAATTTTACGCTTCTCTGAAATCTTTGGCATTCATGAACCTCTCAGAAAGGGAGAAAAGAGAGAACACCGGCAACCTATTACTAGAG ATAGATACAAGTCTTTGGATTTTACTGATGATTTTGTAGAAGAGGATGAAGAGGAATTCCTCAAGGGTTCCTCCCAGAGTCTCTCACAGACTAAACAAGTTTCTGTAGTTCATAATGATGTATCAGAAAGCAACGATGTTGACTTGGAGTTTCCAAAATTTGGGTTTCTTCATACTGAGCCCTCAGTGGCCAGGAAAGATGATCATCAATCAAAGGACTCGTGTCATAGTGCTGAACCAATGAAAGGGGATTTTGAAGAAGACCTTTCCTGGAAAGATCATCCTTTCATATGGACCAACTTTTATCCTCTTGATCAGCAAGACTGGGAAGATGAAATCATTTGGGGCAATTCTCCTGttcaaagtaataataatattgaaagcTGTGAAGTTTCTGGACCTGAGTTGGGAGTTTCTGGTGGCAGTGAAATAGAAATTGAAAGTGGGATCCAGAATATTCAGCTGGAGCCTCACAAGATACTGGAAGATAAAGATCATAATGTCTTACTCAGCTCGCCTGTCTCGTTGGAGGCCTTTGGCTCAAGGGATTCTTCTGAAGCTAAAACCAATCTAATATCTAGAAGTCTTTTTCATCCCCAACTTTTAAGGTTAGAATCCAGATCTGAAGTGGATAGTTCTATTCTTGCAGATGGAAAAGAGGGTGAGATATCTAAACATAATCAAAGTGGTCAAATTACACGTTTTAGCAAGGCTATATCAAAAAATAGAGACATGATGGAGGGTTCCTGGTTAGACGAGATAATATGGGAGGAGCTTGATCAGCCTGTGGTGAAACCAAAGCTTATTTTTGATCTTCAGGATGATCAAATGCACTTCGAAGTTTTGGATAGCAAGGATGGTGCACATCTTCGTCTTCATGCTGGGGCTATAATTTTAACTCGTTCTTCAAAATCAAGCAGTGGGGACTCATCTGAAGTACCAGGACATGGAAGTCAATATGGATGGCGATATGTGTCTAATGACAAACATTATTCAAATCGTAAAACTTCTCAACAATTGAAATCAAATTCCAAAAAACGCTCGGCACATGGTGTCAAAGTTTTCCACTCTCAACCTGCGTTGAAGCTGCAGACAATGAAATTGAAGTTGAGCAA TAAAGATATTGCAAATTTTCACCGGCCAAAAGCATTATGGTATCCCCATGACAATGAGGTTGCTGTCAAAGAACAAGGGAAATTGCCAACACAAGGACCCATGAAGATTATTATAAAGAGTTTGGGTGGCAAGGGGAGTAAATTGCATGTGGATACTGATGAAACTCTCTCAACTGTTAAAGCAAAAGCTTCCAAAAAGCTAG ATTTTAAGGCATCGGAAAcagtgaaaatattttatttagggAGGGAGCTTGAAGATCAGAAGTCACTTGCTGAACAAAATGTTCAACCAAACTCCTTGTTACATCTTGTTCGTTCAAAGATACATTTGTGGCCAAAAGCACAGAGGGTTCCTGGGGAGAACAAGTCCTTGCGTCCTCCTGGGGCATTCAAGAAAAAATCTGATCTGTCTGTAAAAGACGGTCATGTTTTTCTGATGGA GTATTGTGAAGAAAGACCTTTACTTTTGAGCAATGTTGGAATGGGTGCAAGACTTTGTACATACTATCAAAAATGCTCACCAGATGACCAATCTGGCTCTTTATTACGTAACACAGATAGTAGCTTGGGGCACGTTATTTCTCTGGATCCTGCAGATAAATCTCCGTTCCTTGGAGATTTGAAACCTGGTTGCTGTCAGTCATCACTAGAGACAAATATGTATAGAGCACCCGTATTTCCTCATAAAGTTCCACTAACTGACTACCTGCTGGTTCGCTCACCAAAGGGAAAGCTATCATTAAGGCgcattgataaaattaatgttgTTGGACAGCAG GAGCCACTCATGGAGGTATTTTCACCAGGAAGTAAAAATCTTCAGACTTACATGATGAACAGGCTGTTGGTACACATGTGCCGTGAATTCCAAGCAGCAGAGAAGCGGCACTTGCCTCCTCATATCCGTGTTGATGAATTTCTCTCACAGTTTCCTTACCAATCGGAAGCATCATTTCGTAAGAAAATCAAGGAATATGCAAATTTACAG AGGGGAGCAAATGGACAGTCGATTTTGGTTAAAAAGAGAAATTTCCGCATTTGGTCAGAGGATGAATTGAGAAAAATGGTTCTGCCGGAGCTT GTTTGTGCCTATGAAAGCATGCAAGCAGGCCTCTACCGACTAAAACATTTAGGAATAACTGAAACACACCCTACAAATATTTCGTCTGCAATGAGTCGGCTTCCTGATGAAGCAATAGCATTGGCTGCTGCATCACACATTGAGAGGGAACTGCAGATTACTCCTTGGAACTTGAGTAGCAATTTTGTTGCTTGTACAAGCCAG GGTAAGGAAAATATTGAACGAATGGAAATTACTGGTGTTGGTGATCCTTCTGGTCGAGGCATGGGTTTCAGCTATGCTCGGGCACCTCCAAAGGCACCAGTGTCTAGTGCAATGGTGAAGAAGAAAGCAGCTGCTAACCGTGGAGGTTCCACTGTTACTGGTACAGATGCTGATCTGCGTAGATTAAGCATGGAGGCTGCACGAGAG GTTCTTCTTAAGTTCAATGTTCCTGAGGAAGTCATTGCTAAACAAACCAGGTGGCATCGCATTGCTATGATACGTAAACTTTCAAGTGAGCAAGCTGCATCTGGGGTCAAGGTTGATCCGACAACTATCAGCAAATATGCTCGTGGCCAGCGAATGTCCTTTCTTCAGTTACAGCAGCAGACTAGAGAAAAATGCCAGGAGATTTGGGATCGACAAGTTCAGAGTCTGTCGGCTGTAAATGCTGATGAGAATGAGAGTGATTCGGAAGGTAATAGTGATCTGGATTCTTTTGCTGGAGACCTGGAAAATTTACTTGATGCTGAGGAGTTTGAAGAGGGAGAAGAAGGTACAAATGACTTAAAACGTGACAAGGGAGACGGTGTTAAGGGTCTTAAAATGAGAAGACGCTCAACTTTGGCTCAGGCAGAGGAGGAAATAGAAGATGAAGCCGCTGAGGCTGCTGAATTGTGCAGGTTGCTCATGGATG ATGATGAAGCtgataggaagaaaaagaagaaaactaaaGTAACTGGGGAAGAAACAAGATTGGTATCAAAGATGCAATCAAAATTTGCCTTCGACAATGCTGAACAAGTTAAGCAAATAACAAATAGTTTACAATTAGATGGAAATATTCCCTTGAAAGAGGACACGATTACAGATCTTAGGGAG tTTTGGCAGGAGGAAAATTTTGGTGCCAAAAAAAGTAAATCACTGAAGGTCAATAAAGCCAAGAAGAATGATATTGCACCTATTTCTCTTcccaataaaaaaatcaaattgaatatgGGAGAAGGAATTAAG AACCAGGTGTTTAAGGAGAAAAAACCATCAAGGGAAACTTTTGTTTGTGGAGCATGTGGTCAG CCTGGGCATATGCGAACAAACAAGAACTGTCCAAAATATGGTGAAGATCTTGAAACTCAACTTGAATCTGCAGATATGGAAAAATCATCTGGGAAACCCATATCTGTGGACCCCTCCAGTCACTCCCAGTCTAAAACCGCCTCCAAAAAGTCAAGTTCGAAAAGCAACTCAAAGATTACTCCTGTTGACAATTCGGCAAAAATTCCACTGAAATTCAAATGTGGCTCCACAGAGAAATCTTCTGATAAACCTGTAACAGAGACCCTGCAGAACTCTGACAAACCAGTCACTTCGGATTCAGAAACTGCAAAGTCTGCTAAGgttaataagataattattcCCAAAAAAGTGAAACCAGATGATACACAGGCTGAATCTCGTAAGCATGCTGTTGTTATAAGGCCTCCTACTGAATCAAGTAGAGGGCTTCCTGCCGATTCAGGTAGAGGGCCTCCTACTGATACAGGCAGAGGTCAGGTTGATTATCACAAGTTACCAATTAAAATACGACCACCAACAGAGGAGCAAAGTCACAAAAGGATTGTTATAAGACGTACGAAGGAGGTTATTGATTTAGAACTGGATAGTCCTGGTGGAAACACTGGACTTCAACACAGAAAGACAAAAAGAATTGTTGAATTGTCAAATTTtgagaaacaaaagaaacagGAGACCGTGTATGGAACTGGAGCTTTTCCAAAATGGAACACTAAAGAGGACAGAAGATGGTGGGAAGAGCAAGAGAAACGAAGAAATGATGCAAGACTTCGAGAAGAAGACAGAGCAAGGAGGCATCACAAAGAAGAAATGAGGATGCTCAAAGAGCAAGAAAggttagatgaaataaaaagatTCGAAGAAGATATCAGAAGAGAGAGGGAGGAAGAAGAACGGCAAaaggctaagaagaaaaagaagaagaaaaagccTGATTTAAGAGATGAGTATTTAGATGATCCCAGAGCAAGAAGACATGATAAGAGAATGCCTGAAAGAGACAGGAGTGGAAAAAGGAGATCTGTTGCTGAGTTAGGAAAGCTTAGTGCAGATTATATGCCGCCAACAAAACGCCGAAGAGGGGGAGGGGGAGAG GTTGGTTTGGCAAATATCTTGGAGGGCATTGTGGAAACGATGGTTAAAGATAGGTACGAGCTATCTTATCTTTTCGTGAAACCAGTGTCGAAGAAAGAGGCTCCTGACTACCTGGACATTATAGATACGCCTATGGATCTTTCCAGAATCAGGGAGAGAGTACGGAACATGGAGTACAAGAGCCGAGAAGATTTCAGGCATGACGTTTGGCAGATTACTTTTAATGCACACAAATACAACGACGGTAGAAATCCTGGAATTCCTCCCCTTGCAGATATGCTTTTGGAATATTGTGATTATTTGTTGAATGAGAATGATGATAGCCTCACTTCAGCAGAAGCTGGCATTGAAACTAGAGATTCCTAA